A single Lolium perenne isolate Kyuss_39 chromosome 6, Kyuss_2.0, whole genome shotgun sequence DNA region contains:
- the LOC127326565 gene encoding NAP1-related protein 2 has translation MTAPADKGKKAKTDADAADDNDQIDGALVMSIERLQEIQDELEKVNEEASDKVLEVEQKYSEIRRPVYLRRCDIIKTIPDFWLTAFLSHPLLSELLTEEDQKMFKYLDSVDVDDSKDVKSGYSITLNFSENPYFEDSKLVKSYAFADDGTTTINATSIKWKEGMEVNGNAIKKKGNKRPLVEESFFTWFTDTEHKSLADGVQDEVAEIIKEDLWPNPLKYFNNEVEEFEDDDEEPSDEEAEEDEDEEN, from the exons ATGACGGCGCCGGCGGACAAGGGGAAGAAGGCCAAGACCGACGCCGACGCCGCCGACGACAACGACCAGATCGACGGCGCCCTCGTCATGTCCATCGAGAGGCTCCAGGAGATCCAGGACGAGCTCGAGAAG GTTAATGAGGAAGCAAGTGATAAGGTTTTGGAGGTCGAGCAGAAGTACAGTGAGATTCGCAGACCTGTCTATCTTCGAAGGTGTGACATCATCAAAACAATCCCAGACTTTTGGCTGACAGCG TTTCTAAGTCATCCTCTTCTCAGCGAGCTTTTAACTGAAGAGGATCAGAAG ATGTTCAAGTACTTGGACTCTGTTGATGTGGATGATTCTAAAGATGTCAAGTCAGGCTACTCCATCACTCTT AACTTCTCTGAGAATCCGTACTTTGAAGACAGCAAGCTTGTCAAGTCATATGCCTTTGCTGATGATGGAACAACCACAATAAATGCTACTTCCATTAAGTGGAAGGAAGGAATG GAAGTTAATGGAAATGCAATTAAGAAGAAAGGGAACAAGCGCCCATTGGTTGAAGAAAG TTTCTTCACCTGGTTTACTGATACTGAGCACAAGAGTCTTGCTGATGGGGTGCAAGATGAG GTTGCGGAGATCATCAAAGAGGATTTGTGGCCCAACCCTTTGAAATATTTCAACAAT GAGGTTGAAGAGtttgaagacgatgatgaagag CCATCTGACGAGGAGGCTGAAGAGGACGAGGATGAGGAGAACTGA